GACTCGGACCCGCCTTTTGGCGTGCAATGAGATATGGCTTTGATGCTGTTCCCGATCCGCGTGTCACCCATCCTGATGTCAGGGTGGGCAGGGTGTCAGGGGCGGACAACGCCGATTCCGCACAACTGACGTCATGCCCCCGGTCGGTCATAGACACGGGTGACATACGCGCTGCGGACAAAACAGAAGGAGCGAGAATGCAGTATCAAATCAGTGGCAAACAGATCGATATCGGCGAGGCCCTGCAAACCCATGTGCGGGATGATTTGGGAGCGGTTGTGCAGAAATATGCCGAACGCCCGACAAACGCGCAGGTGGTTTTTTCGAAGTCCGCGCATGAATATGTCTGTGAAGCAACAGTGCACCTCTCGACCGGCCTGACCGCTCAGGCCAAGGCGCATGCCACTGAAATCTATGCAGCTTTTGATGGTTGTTCCGAAAAGATGGAGAAACAATTGCGGCGCTACAAGCGGCGTCTCAAGGACCATCACAAGGATCGCGTACAGCCGGTTGAACTCTCTGGCGCGGCCTCTTATATCCTCGCCTCTGATGTGGGTGTGGACGACTCGGAACCCGAGACGCTGCAACCTATGATCGTGGCCGAGATGGAAACCAAGATCCCATCCCTCTCGGTCGGAGAAGCGGTCATGCAAATGGAATTGGCGGGCGCCCCTGTGCTGGTGTTCCGAAACGAAGGGAAAGACGGGCTGAATGTGGTCTACCGTCGCGAAGACGGGAACATTGGCTGGATCGACCCGTAAGGGATCGGTGTCACGACGCACCGACAAGCGAGCAGAATGAATTTTGGGACTCTTTTGAAATCTGAGGCGGTCAAGGTTGTGACCTCCGCCTCATCGAAGAAACGGCTTTTTCACGAGATCGGCGAACTCGTGCAGTCTGCCTATGACGTGAATGCAGGTCAGGTGGTTGAATCGCTGATCGCGCGCGAAGCCTTGGGTCCCACGGGCGTGGGCCACGGTGTGGCCCTGCCCCATGCGCGCCTTGATGGCATTTCGGATGTCATGGGCGCGTTTGTCCTGCTTGATAAACCCATCGACTTTGATGCGGTCGATCGTCAGCCGGTCGACATCGCCTTTGCCCTGTTCGCCCCGGAAGAGGCTGGTGTCGAACACCTCAAGGCGCTGGCGCTGGTGTCCCGCACCCTGCGCGACAGCGCGATCTGCACCAAGCTGCGCGCCAACCCGGACGCCAGCACCCTGTTTGCGATTCTGAACGAATCGAAACCGGCCCAGGCCGCCTAGGCCGGCGCCCAGTCCAGAAATCCGAACATGAGATAGTCGCGCGAATACGCCGCGCGGCACAGCGCTTCGACTTCCGCGTCGTAGATGTCGACAAGCGGGTGCGGGGCATCCTGCGCATCGTTTTGCAGCGCGGGGGGCGTAGCCAAACCGACAGTCGCGCTCAACTCGGCCAATTCATAGGCCAACGTATCCGCACGCATCAACCGCCCCGGCAGGGCAAACTCCGCAAACCCTTCGAGTGTCTTGGCCTGGCTTGCCCAATCGGGATCGACACGTATCCCGGTCTGCCCATTCAGGTTGGCCTTCAGAAACCGAAGGAACGCCACAAACGCCGTGCGATGCGCCGCCTTGTCATACGCTTGATCGGCGGGATCATCCGGCAGATCCAGCTTGTAGCGCTTGCTGAGCGTGCTGCGGATCCCGCCATACCCACCTTTTCCCGTGTTCAGGATCCGGTGGCAGAACACGCTGTGCGCCCGCGCCAGCGGATGGCGCAAAACGGTAAAGCTGCGGTGACCGGGATGGGCGCGCATCCAGTCACGCATGTCATTTTGTGACAACTTGGACGCAGGTTTGATCCCATCCGCCCCATCAATTGCCTGCAACCACCGCAGCGCCGGATCCTCGGGCCAGCCCCGGATGGGCAGGTACAGGATGGGATGCGTTTGACTGGCGAAATAGGTGGGCACCGCCGCCCCGCGCCGCGGTTCGAAATTCGGCGTGCGCGTCAGGTTGAACCGATCCAGCCCCGACAGCGCCTCGGTCATCTGGGTAAAGTTGCTGACCTTGTCGGACAACGCGGCCGGGTTCTGCACCTTGAGGCTTTTGTCCAGTGCCTCCAGCTGGCTGTCGACGCCCAACCACATGGCCAACCCGTTCATCACCGACAGAGACTGCAAGTCTTCGTACGCCACATAAAACGCCGTCTGCCCGGTTGATTGCAGCCGGTTGAGCAGCGTGACCTGAAAGGACTGCAATGCATTCAGATGCTCGGCGAATTCATCCGCGTCAAAGGTTGCCTTGCCGTCCTTGCGGGCCTTGGCATCCGTCAGTTTCCATTGCCCGGTCGCCTTGGCGATCTTCCAGGACACATAGCTGTCAACCGGATTGCGGGTCAGTACGATCTTGGCGCATTTCGGATCGTCGACAACCTTGTCAAAGATGCGCGGATCGTGGTCATGGAAATAGCGAAAACCGCTCAACTCCGGCGTCTTTCTGATTTCGCGCAGCAATTGCCTGGGGTCTTCGTCACGGGCAGCTTGTGACACGCCAAGGATCTCGTCCCTGTTCGGGTACCCGATGAAGGCGGGGTTGAACGCCTCACCATGACAGCTGATCCCGTCAAATGCGTTCAGGTTGGTTTCCAGAAAATTGGACCCTGTGCGCATCTCGGCAAACACAACGAAGTAGTCGAATTTTGCCATGTCAGATCAACGTACCAGATAGGGTTTGCGCGGCGAATCCTGCACGGGTTGCGGGCCAATCGCCACCGGGAAATCGCCCATCAGGTGCGGGTGCATGCCCTGGTTCTTGAGGTTTTGCAGGAACTGGCCAAACCCGGTCAGATTGACCAGCTTCGGCACCTCGGACAACCGGCGGGCATGGGTCAGGCCAATCTCGTCAAGTATGCCTTGCAACGGCTCCATCGGCGCCTCGACGAACTCGGCCATGGTCCAGATGCGGATACGTGCCTTGGCCCAATGCGACCGCAGAACATCCAAATGTTCGCTTTCGATTTTCTGCAGCCGCGCGGCTTCTTTGCGGATGTCCAGAAAGTTCATGTTCGACCGGAAAAGCGGCACCGACCAGGCCCCCGAAATGACCGAGATCTGGGCGTTGGGATCCTTGGCAACCTTCCAGTTGATCCGCTGGTTGTCTGCTGGCCCGAACTGGAAACACTGACGTTCGCCGCGTGTATTCCAGATCAGGTTTGTCAAAAAACCCGTCGGGTTATAGTCGCGCATCTTCGCGCTGTTGGACAAGGCCCCGTTCAGGGTCTTCTGACCTTCCGCAAATTCAACCCGGTCCGGATGAAACAGGTGCCCGTGCACGCGCGCGCCCGTGGCCCTGGCCAGCCACGGTTCGAAATTCTCGAAAATCTCGGAAAAGCCCTGGAACATCGAATAGGGCGCTGCCGTCACCCCGTTTTCCCAATCCTCGTTGGGAAAACGGCTTTGCATATACAGGCCCGGCCGCCCGCGCGTCCGTCGTTCAACCGCCTTGGCAAAGATGCGGTCAATCTTGCCCGGATTCGGTTCGGTACGCTTCATCGCGCCGGATGGGTCCGTCAGGAACGTCTCGTACAACCGGTTGGCATGGGGCCAGATCTTGCGCGCCACGAAACAGTCGGACCGGCGCAGCAGCTGCAGGTGATCGTCATAGAAAATATGCGGCTTGCCCTGAAAGTCGAACTTGGACAGGGTCAGTGACCGGCTTTCAATTTCGATGGCGTACTGCCGCGCCAGGGTCTGGTAGTAGCTTTCATCAGGGATCCAGACGCGTCTGAAATATGCGTCGTATTCCTTGCGATCCGGCCCTTGCAGGATCGCGGACAGCGTTTGCCGGGTCAGGCACCACCATTGGCTGCCCATATGCGGCACGAGGCCAGCCGGGATTCTGCGTTTGACGCGCAACCTGCGTTGCAATTCGACATAGCGATCAAACAGGAACCGTTGTCGCTTCCATGAAAACGGAAACCGCAGCGTGAACCGTTCGTGGTCAAGGCCGCCAACCGTCCAGGGCACGTCGGCCGTTGTCGCACTTTCGATAAAGTCTGTGCGCGGTCGCGCCGCGAGGTAATCCACCAGTTCTTCAACCGGGCGCAAAGGCAAACACGATCCCGATGCCAGGTAGACATGCCGGACATCATCAAATTCGGCCAGCATCAGCTCCGATGCTGCCTGGCTGGCCGCGACAATGCCCCAAGTACCCCATTCACAGCGAAACCGCTTGGAAAACTTTATGGTGGGGATGTCGGACAGCGCCTTGGCAAATGTGGCGTAGGTCTTTTTCGGCACTTTTACGTCAACATGGATCACCACCGGGCAACCGCCCGTGGCCCAGAACCGCGCGGCCTGTTCCGCCCGGTCCAGCGCCGTGTGCACCAGCATGACGATGCCGACGCTCATGCCCAGTTCCCTTTTGACATGAGCCCAAGAATTTCAAGCTGCCGCCAATTGATGTATTTTTCGGACCACTTGCACCAGAGGTCCAGTTCGTCGTCCTTGGCGGCGGCATAGGCCCTGTATTCAATCGACGCACCGTAATGCTGTCGGCGCTCCAGCTCCTCCTTGGCCTTTTGGGTGAACGTGTCCAGAAACTTGGTGTGCAGCAGGACACCCGACGCTTTTTCGCCGCCCCATTCGTCATAGACCAGGTTCAGCCCGCGCGGCAGCATCATGTGGGTCGAATCGACATAGGCGTACCGCTTGCTCCACTTCACCAGCGGCACCTTGTTCAGGGCTGGCGCCTTGTACGGGTTATCCGCAAAAAAGGTGCGCGCACGCGGTCCGCCCTGTATCCACAAATTGCCGTACTGGTGGTTCCGCGCGATGGTGTAGTTGCCGCTGTCAAACCAACTGGCGATCTGCAGCGGGTCCTGCCCGGCCACGTAGGGCTGTTCGGAAATCCGCCCCTTGGGATACATGTCCAGAAGCATCGCACTGAAGCTGCGGATGTTTGAATTTTCAAGCCAATCGGTCAGCGCCCGGACCGACCGCGTATCGCAGAACGGATACACAAACAATTCGTCCGGATCGACCACCAGCATCCAATGCCCATCGGCGTATTTGCGGGCCAGCCAATTGACCCAATCCACGCCGAACTTGGACGCCTTGTAGCTGGCTGTGGTGTGCCACGCCGATACGTCCGGCATGCCGGCGATGTAATCCAGGGTGCCATCGGTACTGTCATTGTCCACAAACAGGAAATGATCCACGCCCAGGGATCGGTAGTAATCCAGGAAATGCGGCAAGCGGATCTTTTCGTTCCGCATCGTGCTGATCAGAAGAATATCATTGGGCTTGATCTGTGCGGTGCGGTCTTGAAAAACCTTCAACTCCAACGACTTACGCGCAGATCGAACCAGTCGATACTTGCGTCGCAAACGCATCCGGTAAGAGTCCCAAAGCCCCAAAGCTAGCCCGTTCTTATTGGTGCCTCAGCCGCCGTCGCGGCCCAGCGATGATATCATGAACTGCCATTACACCGCTATAGATTAGAACTTCGTAAAAATTGCAATGAGTTACAAGGTAGAACTCGTTTCCGCATGAACCTGTGATCTGTGTGTGACTGAAGGCGCATTGGAAACAATCGCGGTCAATCGGGTTTGGCGAAACCGCCATCGGACATCAGGCCCAACTGAACCAGTTGCGTCCATCCGGTGTACCGGGTGGATCCGGCGTACCAGAGCACAGGCATCTGCCGGATCGCATCATAGTAGTCGACAAAGACATCCGGGTTGTGAAAATGCTGGCGTCGGCTCAGGTCCTCTTTGGCCCGCTCCACAACGTCCGGCAGGAATTTGGTGTGAAGCAGCACGCCCGAGGGCGCCGTTCCGCCGGGCCCGTCATAGGCAAAGTTCATGCGGCGGGGCAGCATGGAATGCGTGGAATTCACATAGGTGAACCGCCTGTCCCACCGCACCAGCGGCAACTTGTTCAGGGTTGGCGCGCGGCGTGGATCATCGGCAAAGAATGCGCGGTCCCGCGCACCGCCCTGCACCCAAAGATTGCCCAGCGGCTCCTGACGTGTTGCCCGGTACGGCCCCGCATCGAACCCTTCCAGAATACGCAGCGGGTCGCGTGCGGCATCGTCCGCGCCCAGCGCGGCCCGGGCGTACATGTCCAACATCAAGGCACCAAAGGCGCGTTGACCCTGACCGTCCAACCACCGCGTCAGGGCATTCAGGTCCTGCCGTTCGTGATCTGCATAGACCAGCAGTTCATCGGCATCGACCAGCAGGCACCACGCACCATGCCCATAGCGCGCCAGCAACCAGTTCATCCAATCAAGGCCAAACCGCGCGTCCCGATAACTGGCCGTTGTCCGCCACAATGACACATCCGGCTGTTCCGCCAAAAAGGCCTGCGACCCATCGGTGCTGTCATTGTCGACCACCAGAAACCGCGTCACGCCAAGGCGCCGGTAATGGTCCAGGAAATGGGGCAGGCGCAGCATTTCGTTGCGCAGGCAGACAAAGGCGCGGATCGCATCCGGGGCCAGATCTGCGGTCCGGTCGTGCACAACTGTCAGGGCGTGGCGGCTGCGGAATGCGCGCCACCGAAGGCGGCGGCGCTTCCAGACAAGCTTATAGGCGGCCCACAATGCGCGCATCGCTACCTTTCATAATGCCCGGACTGGTGCCAACGCCACGCGTCCCGGATCATGGTTTCAAGGGTCGACCGTGTCGGGGTCCAGCCAAGTTCAACCTCGGCCCGGGTCGAGCCGGACACGAGTTTGGTACAATCGCCGGGGCGGCGGTCGCCTTCGACAAAAGGTACGGATTTGTTGGTAACCGCACGTGAATGATCAATGACCTCGCGTACGGAAAATCCGTCGCCCGTGCCCAGGTTGAACACCCGGCTGCCTTTGTCGTCGCGCAGCCAGCGCAGGCCCAGCACATGGGCGTCCACCAGGTCGCACACATGGACATAGTCGCGAATGCAGGTGCCGTCCGGCGTGTCGTAATCCGTGCCGAACACCGTCAGCGCATCACGCTTTCCGTCAATCGCATCCAGCATCAAGGGAATCAGATGGGTCTCGGGCTGATGGAACTCGCCAACCTCGCCCTCGGGGTCCGCACCGGCCACGTTGAAATAGCGAAAGATCACGTGACGCAACCCATGGGCGACTTCGAAATCCCTCAGGATATCCTCGATCGCACGTTTTGAGGCCCCATAGGCGTTGATGGGGTGCTGCGCGCTGTTTTCATCCAGCACGACATTGTCCTGATCGCCATAGGTTGCGCAGGTCGATGAAAACACAAAATCAAGACACCCGGCGGCCACTGCGGCCTCGATCAGTGTCAGTGACCCGACGACGTTGTTGCGCCAGTAGCGGCCCGGGTCCTGCATGCTTTCGCCCACCTGGCTCAGTGCGGCAAAGTGCATGACAGCAACGGGGGCATATTCGGCAAACGCGGTATCCAGCGCTGCGCGATCTGTCAGGTCGCCGTGAATACAGGGGCCGAATTTGACGGCGTCCCGCCAGCCGGTTTCGAAATTGTCAAAGGTGATTGGCGTGTATCCGGCAGCCTGCAGCGCTTTGCAGGCGTGCGACCCGATGTACCCCGCCCCGCCGGTGACCAATACGTTCGTCACGTTTCAGTCCCGTTCTATTCGGCAGCCTTGTCCATCTGGACAACGTCACGGATATACGCGTGCAGATCGTCGCGCAAATCGTCCCGGGCCAGGCCAAAGGCGACTGTGGCCTGCAGAAATCCGGATTTCGATCCGCAGTCAAAACGCTGGCCCCGGAACCGGTAGCCATAGACTCCGTCCTCGCCTCCGATTTCGTTGGCGATGGCGTCGGTCAGCTGGATCTCGCCACCGGACCCCGCTTTCATCTGGTTAAGCGACCGCAGCACCTTGGTGGTCAGGATGTAACGTCCAATCACAGCGAGGTTCGAGGGCGCCTGACCGGCCGGCGGCTTTTCAACCATACCCTTGACTTCGACCAGCTGACCCATGTCGTTCTTGATATCCAGCACACCATAGGATGACGCGCGCTCGGGCGGGACCTCCATTGCGGCAACGATGTTGCCACCGGTTTCATTATACGCGTCGACCATCTGTTGCAGACAGGGCGTATCCGCAGCGATCACGTCGTCGGGCAGGATCACCGCAAAGGGTTCGTTGCCAATCAGACGGCGGGCGCACCACACGGCATGACCAAGGCCCAGCGCCTTGTGCTGACGGATATAGGCGATGGCGCCGCTTTCCATATTGGTGCTTTTCAGCACCTCCAGCAGCTTGTCCTTGCCCTTTTTCCGCAGTTCCTGCTCCAGGGTCGGCGCGTGGTCGAAATAATCCTCCAGCGCGCCTTTGCCGCGCGAGGTCACGAAGATAAACTCCTTGATACCTGCGGCGCGCGCCTCATCAATGGCGTATTGGATCAAAGGTCTGTCGACCAGCGTCATGATCTCTTTCGGTACCGATTTGGTTGCAGGCAAGAACCGCGTTCCCAGACCCGCCACCGGAAAAATCGCCTTGGTCACCTTCTTGCGCATCTCAAACCTCTGCTCACAAAACTCGTCCTTGGCTTGTCTTTACTACTAACCCGCAATTAACAAATATCCAATTCCTCAAAGTCGGTCAGCGTCGGTCAAGTGTTGCCCAGACGCGCCAAACAGATCACGAGATCAGCCGCTGTTTGCCAATGCGGCGTGTTTCGGCCGCGACCCTTTCCCGGAAACTGAAGAATCGAAAAACCGGCGCATCGCGCACCGAACGGCCAAACAGGCCGCCGCGTTGAACCCAGAACCCCACCGGGTCGAATTGGACGTGATGATACAGCGCCGTTGGCGAAAACAGAAACAGACTGACGATATCTCCCGCTTCTGTGCGCTTTGCCGCCTCGGCCCGCATCCGGCGATGTTGCCAACTGCGCCCGGCCAGAACCACCGACGCGCGCGACCGGTAGGGAAACAGCTTGAAGGGGGAAACCGGGCTGCGGGCGATCTGGGCACCGCCCCTTTGGCGCATTAGACCCTGACCATACCCCTGGTCCATCCGCGCGACGAGGTGCCGCACATCCCGTGGCAGAAGGCGCCCGGCCACCATATGGCCGATCACGCGGCGGCGTTCCGCCTCTCTTATGAGTCGCCAATGATCCTTGCGCTGCGCTTCGCCCATGTATTTGCGCTGAAACACGGCCCAGCCCGATCCGGTGTCAAACAGATCGCGCGGCGCGCGATCGGTGCGTCTGCGTGGGCTGGATCGAAACCCATGGTGGACCTCGGCAAGGGGCACCACCGCCGTGGCATGTCCGGCACGCGCCAGCCGCAGGTTCAGATCCGTCGTTTCCAGACTGAAAGCAAAGCCGGGATCGAACCCCTCCAGTGCGACCAGAACATCACGACGTACCGCCATGTTGGTGCCATGCGTCCGGATGGCCCGGTGCCCCTTGGGCGTCATGACGGTGGCCCGATGCGGGCTGACATCAAACGGTTCGATCACGCCCATCGGATCGACCGTGTGCGCCCTGGACTGCCAGGAAATGCCGTTGCGGGCCCGAACGAACCCGCCCATCGCCGCCACATTTGGTCGCTGCGCCGGGGCGATCAGATAATGCAGCCAACTGGGTTCGGGCACCGCATCATCATCGATGAACGCAACAATGTCGCCCGCCGCATGGCTGATCCCAAGGTTGCGCGCCTCAGAGATGTTGGGTTGGTCATAGGGCGCCAGCTTGATCAGGTCGGACAGCGCGCTTGCGCCAACAGCCTCGCACCCCGCCGGGTCGGCCACGACAACAATCTCGAAATTGGGATATTGAAGCTGCGACAGCCCCGTCAGGCACCGGATCAGCGCGGTTGGCCGGTCGCGGCTGACAACCACAACGCTGACCGGCGGATGGGTCATGCGACCCCCATCTCCGCCATCATCGCTTCGATCTTGGGCACGTCGGCGGGATTGTTCAGTTCCCAGAACTGCCGGTCCCGCGCCTCCACCTCGACACACAGAACCTGCCGCCCGTTCTCCATAAAGCGCAACTGTTCGAGGCCCTCCAATGTCTCCAATGGGCCCACGGGCCAGGACGGATAGGCCGCCAGCGCATCAGGTCGGTATGCATAAACACCCACGTGATGGAACACGGGCGTTTGCGCATCATCGGCATAGGTGTCGTTGGTGAAGGGGATCACTTCCTTGGAAAAGTACATGGCCTGCCGGGCTGCACCGAACACCGCTGTCGTGCCGCCGACGCGGCCCGCCTTGCGGTCCTCGAGGAAACCGCGCAGCGTCGCGCCGTCACAGCGCAACACCGGCGTTGCAATCTCGGCGTCGGGCGCACGACGCAGGCCGTCAATCAACCCTTCGACAAACCAGGCCGGGGTCAGCGGGGCGTCGCCCTGCAAATTCACCACAAAGTCATAGCCACCGCCCAGCGCGGCGTGGGCTTCGGCACAGCGTTCTGTGCCGTTCTGGCACGTCTCTGATGTCATCACGACTTCGGCGCCAAACGCCTCCGACACGTCCTTGATCCGGTCGTCATCCGTGGCAACAACCACGCGGTCCACACCTGACACGGCCATGGCTGCGCGCCAGCTGCGTTCGATCAACGTCTGGGCCTCGCCGGTTGCCCCTGTCAACGGCACCAATGGCTTGCCGGGATAGCGGGACGAGGCATAGCGGGCCGGAATGGCGATCAGAACGGACATCAGGCCGGTTTCAGGTCAACGGCCGGGGCATAGGCAATGAAAAACGGATTGGCATAGCCGTCCTTGCCATAGACCAGCGGGCTGTGGTCGTCGAAGCGCACCACATGACCGCCTGCGCCGGTCAGCACGGCGTGGCCCGCGGCGGTGTCCCATTCCATGGTCCGGCCGACACGGGGATAGATATCCGCCTCGCCCGTCGCCACCAGACAGAATTTCAGGGACGAGCCCGCGCTTGTCATGTCCTTGACGGAATATTTGTTGATGTAATCATCCGTGGCCTGATCGCGGTGCGATTTCGAGGCGACAACCATCAGCGCGTCATTGTCGCTGTCGGCAACGGACAACGGGGTCACGTCACCAACGGCATCCTTGTCCAGGGTACCGGTTTCTTCCACGGTCTGCCCATCGGCCTGCGTATAGAACATGCGGCCCTTGGCGGGCGCATAAACGACACCGCGGGTCGGCACGCCATCCTCGACCAGGGCGATGTTGACGGTAAAGTCACCACGGCGATGCACGAATTCCTTCGTCCCATCCAGCGGATCGACAATCAGGAATGTCTTGCCCGTGGTGCTATGCGTGGCGGCCTGTTCTTCGGTAACCAGCATGATGTCGGGGAAGGCCGCGCGCAGACCGGCGGAAATCAAGGCATCGGCGGCTTCGTCCGCTTCTGTCACAGGGCTGTCATCCGATTTGACTTTCACGTCGAAATCATCGGCGTCATAAATCTCCATAATCTTGTCGCCAGCTTCCAGCGCCAGCTTGCGGATGACGGGGATTAACGCGTCATAAGTCATGAAAAAGCCTCCTTGGTCGGGCTTTTGTTGAAAACGGCCCGCGCGCTTCTTATGATGCGGCGCTAACGGAACGGCAAGATTTCCCTGCGACCTTCGCACTGCACGAGGCAGAACGGCACATGTTTCAATCAACGCGCAAACCACAGACGGGGTTAGGCATCGCGCTGTCGATGTTCGAGGTGATTTATCACTCGGTCGTCCGATCCGTGCGCAAGGCCCATAACAACGCCTTTCTCGCCATCGCGATGAACATGCTGCAGATGGTCATCTTTGTGATGGCCTTTTACGTGATGTTCTCGATCCTTGGACTGCGTGGTGCGGCGATCCGGGGTGATTTCCTGCTCTACATCATGACGGGCATCTTCCTGTATATGACGCATGTGAAATCGCTGGGCGCGGTCACAGGGGCCGAAGGGCCCGCCAGCCCGATGATGCAACACGCGCCGATGAACACGATCGTGTCGATCTGTTCGGCGGCCATCGGGGCCTTGTATATTCAGGTCCTGTCGCTGTTCATGATCCTGTTCATCTATCACGTGGCCTTCACGCCCGTGCATATCGAACAACCCTTTGCCGCGTTTGGCATGTTGCTGCTTGCGTGGTTCACAGGCTGCGCGCTGGGTCTGGTGCTGCTGGCAATCAAACCGTGGTTTCCGACCTTCGTGTCGATCTTTTCCCAAATCTACCAACGGGCAAACATGATCGCGTCGGGCAAGATGTTCGTGGCAAACACCCTGCCCAGTTTCATGTTGGCGATGTTCGACTGGAACCCGCTGTTCCATACCATCGACCAGTCGCGCGGATACACGTTCATCAACTACAATCCCCGCTATTCCAGCTGGGAATATGCATGGTGGGTTGGCGTCATTCTGCTCATGCTTGGGTTGATGGGTGAATTCTATACGCGGCGTCACGCATCTATCAGTTGGAACGCGCGCCGCTAAGCTGCATATAGCCAGCCATGGAACTGGACTGGCTGTCGCTGTTGCGCGACTTCATCACGTTGTTTGTTGTGATCGACCCTGTTGGGTCGCTGCCAGTGTTCCTGTTTGCCGTGGCCCATGTTCCAGCCGCCTTGCATCGGCAGTTCGCCATTCGGGCGGTCGGCATTGCCGGTCTGGTCCTGTTCGCCTTTCTGCTGGGTGGCCAGCTTCTGCTCGAGGCGATTGGCCTGCGCCTCGGGTCATTCCAGATCGCGGGCGGGATCATCCTGTTCCTCTTTGCCCTCACCATGATCTTCGGCGACGCCAAGTCCACGACCGAGATCGCAGAGGCCGAGCGCGACCACCTTGCCGGTGCGGTGTTCCCCCTCGCCATGCCCTCCATCGCCTCGCCCGGCGCGATGTTGGCCATCGTCGTCCTGACGGACAACACAACCGAAAGCCTTACGGACCAGGTGGTGACCGCCGGTCTGTTGCTTCTGGTTTTGGTCATCACGCTGGTCCTGCTTTTGACGGCCACATATGTGTACCGCCTGATCGGCAATACAGGCGCCAGCGTCATCAGCCGGGTTATGGGCATCATCCTTGCCACCATCGCCGTCGATTCGGTTCTTGTGGGGCTCGACACGCTGCAACTGCTGGATCTGGACGCGGCATTTCAGGAACCGGCCACATCCTCCGTCCTCGCGCCCCCGACGGAATAAGGTGCGGCCAGGGTGCAGGTCACTGGCGCTGCACATCTTCCATGACCCTGGCGTCGGGACGGGGACCATCTGCCGGCCCATGCAGCACACTCACGTCACCGGTGGTTTCAACAACGACGGCATGCACGGTTGCAAGGTCAAACGCATTCGCCTCGCGCAGTTTCGCACGCAGATCGGCATGGGTGACGCCTGCCAGTTTCATGTTCTCTTGCAGCGGCACACCGTCTTCCATGATCAGAAGCGGCGCATTGTCCAGGGCGGACGCACCGTCGCGCCAGACCCGAAGACGTGTCAGCAAGAATTGCACCAGAAACAAAGCGGCCAAGGCAATGGCGAACACATGAACGCCCGTCCCAAGTGTTGTCACCGCAGCGGCAAGAATTGAACCGACAGACACCGTGATCGCAAAGTCAAAGCCGGACAGCTTGGAAAAGGATCGCAACCCTTGCAGCCGCGTCAGCAGGATGATGCTGCCGACAATCAGGACAGTGCGCAAAAGGATGTCAAAAATATCGGTCATGTACGGTCCTGACTGGCCACTGG
The DNA window shown above is from uncultured Tateyamaria sp. and carries:
- the galE gene encoding UDP-glucose 4-epimerase GalE, with the protein product MTNVLVTGGAGYIGSHACKALQAAGYTPITFDNFETGWRDAVKFGPCIHGDLTDRAALDTAFAEYAPVAVMHFAALSQVGESMQDPGRYWRNNVVGSLTLIEAAVAAGCLDFVFSSTCATYGDQDNVVLDENSAQHPINAYGASKRAIEDILRDFEVAHGLRHVIFRYFNVAGADPEGEVGEFHQPETHLIPLMLDAIDGKRDALTVFGTDYDTPDGTCIRDYVHVCDLVDAHVLGLRWLRDDKGSRVFNLGTGDGFSVREVIDHSRAVTNKSVPFVEGDRRPGDCTKLVSGSTRAEVELGWTPTRSTLETMIRDAWRWHQSGHYER
- the galU gene encoding UTP--glucose-1-phosphate uridylyltransferase GalU produces the protein MRKKVTKAIFPVAGLGTRFLPATKSVPKEIMTLVDRPLIQYAIDEARAAGIKEFIFVTSRGKGALEDYFDHAPTLEQELRKKGKDKLLEVLKSTNMESGAIAYIRQHKALGLGHAVWCARRLIGNEPFAVILPDDVIAADTPCLQQMVDAYNETGGNIVAAMEVPPERASSYGVLDIKNDMGQLVEVKGMVEKPPAGQAPSNLAVIGRYILTTKVLRSLNQMKAGSGGEIQLTDAIANEIGGEDGVYGYRFRGQRFDCGSKSGFLQATVAFGLARDDLRDDLHAYIRDVVQMDKAAE
- a CDS encoding glycosyltransferase — translated: MTHPPVSVVVVSRDRPTALIRCLTGLSQLQYPNFEIVVVADPAGCEAVGASALSDLIKLAPYDQPNISEARNLGISHAAGDIVAFIDDDAVPEPSWLHYLIAPAQRPNVAAMGGFVRARNGISWQSRAHTVDPMGVIEPFDVSPHRATVMTPKGHRAIRTHGTNMAVRRDVLVALEGFDPGFAFSLETTDLNLRLARAGHATAVVPLAEVHHGFRSSPRRRTDRAPRDLFDTGSGWAVFQRKYMGEAQRKDHWRLIREAERRRVIGHMVAGRLLPRDVRHLVARMDQGYGQGLMRQRGGAQIARSPVSPFKLFPYRSRASVVLAGRSWQHRRMRAEAAKRTEAGDIVSLFLFSPTALYHHVQFDPVGFWVQRGGLFGRSVRDAPVFRFFSFRERVAAETRRIGKQRLIS
- a CDS encoding manno-octulosonate cytidylyltransferase: MSVLIAIPARYASSRYPGKPLVPLTGATGEAQTLIERSWRAAMAVSGVDRVVVATDDDRIKDVSEAFGAEVVMTSETCQNGTERCAEAHAALGGGYDFVVNLQGDAPLTPAWFVEGLIDGLRRAPDAEIATPVLRCDGATLRGFLEDRKAGRVGGTTAVFGAARQAMYFSKEVIPFTNDTYADDAQTPVFHHVGVYAYRPDALAAYPSWPVGPLETLEGLEQLRFMENGRQVLCVEVEARDRQFWELNNPADVPKIEAMMAEMGVA
- the cysQ gene encoding 3'(2'),5'-bisphosphate nucleotidase CysQ, with amino-acid sequence MTYDALIPVIRKLALEAGDKIMEIYDADDFDVKVKSDDSPVTEADEAADALISAGLRAAFPDIMLVTEEQAATHSTTGKTFLIVDPLDGTKEFVHRRGDFTVNIALVEDGVPTRGVVYAPAKGRMFYTQADGQTVEETGTLDKDAVGDVTPLSVADSDNDALMVVASKSHRDQATDDYINKYSVKDMTSAGSSLKFCLVATGEADIYPRVGRTMEWDTAAGHAVLTGAGGHVVRFDDHSPLVYGKDGYANPFFIAYAPAVDLKPA
- a CDS encoding ABC transporter permease, producing the protein MFQSTRKPQTGLGIALSMFEVIYHSVVRSVRKAHNNAFLAIAMNMLQMVIFVMAFYVMFSILGLRGAAIRGDFLLYIMTGIFLYMTHVKSLGAVTGAEGPASPMMQHAPMNTIVSICSAAIGALYIQVLSLFMILFIYHVAFTPVHIEQPFAAFGMLLLAWFTGCALGLVLLAIKPWFPTFVSIFSQIYQRANMIASGKMFVANTLPSFMLAMFDWNPLFHTIDQSRGYTFINYNPRYSSWEYAWWVGVILLMLGLMGEFYTRRHASISWNARR
- a CDS encoding MarC family protein, which translates into the protein MELDWLSLLRDFITLFVVIDPVGSLPVFLFAVAHVPAALHRQFAIRAVGIAGLVLFAFLLGGQLLLEAIGLRLGSFQIAGGIILFLFALTMIFGDAKSTTEIAEAERDHLAGAVFPLAMPSIASPGAMLAIVVLTDNTTESLTDQVVTAGLLLLVLVITLVLLLTATYVYRLIGNTGASVISRVMGIILATIAVDSVLVGLDTLQLLDLDAAFQEPATSSVLAPPTE